A single Phoenix dactylifera cultivar Barhee BC4 unplaced genomic scaffold, palm_55x_up_171113_PBpolish2nd_filt_p 000488F, whole genome shotgun sequence DNA region contains:
- the LOC120106194 gene encoding uncharacterized protein LOC120106194, translated as MLKIGETKRSLRAFELRSEDQRVVSSMSGAPKVRSMNVEDAEVRPVLGPAGNKARMAGTARKPALKPVRKVERAEVGATEKKASPRAVDSPPLTPPFSASSVLRRHELLIRSNLSLNASCSSDASTDSFCSRASTGRIGRLSLTSRRRQSISKPEKMGVKLGKIVPDGVSLSSLEIFKGKRRCAWVTANADPCYAAFHDEEWGVPVHDDKKLFELLVLSGALAELSWPAILSKRHIFREVFMDFDPELVSKLNEKKLIAPGSTASSLLSEPKLRAIIENARQILKIIAEFGSFNRYCWSFVNQKPIMSRFRYPHQVPVKTPKADVISKDLVRRGFRSVGPTVIYSFMQASGITNDHIISCYRFEECISAAASVDEDEGNAIMAKHKVEENTKAGEKAGNLDLDLSGAVDGLSIS; from the exons ATGTTAAAAATTGGAGAAACTAAGAGATCTTTGCGAGCATTTGAGCTGAGATCGGAGGATCAGCGAGTAGTTTCTTCAATGTCGGGCGCCCCGAAGGTCCGGTCCATGAACGTCGAGGATGCTGAGGTGAGGCCAGTCCTTGGGCCCGCTGGCAATAAAGCAAGGATGGCAGGTACGGCTCGGAAGCCTGCTTTGAAGCCTGTGCGGAAGGTGGAGAGAGCAGAGGTCGGGGCAACAGAGAAGAAGGCTTCCCCTCGAGCAGTTGATTCACCACCTCTAACACCACCTTTTAGTGCTTCCTCGGTTCTAAGGAGGCATGAGCTGCTTATCCGCTCCAATTTGTCACTCAATGCTTCTTGCTCCTCGGATGCTTCCACTGATTCCTTCTGCAGCCGGGCGTCCACCGGGAGGATTGGGAGGCTGAGTCTCACTAGTCGCCGAAGGCAGAGCATTTCCAAGCCAGAAAAGATGGGTGTGAAGCTGGGAAAGATTGTTCCTGATGGCGTTTCATTGTCTTCGCTGGAAATTTTCAAGGGAAAGAGGAGGTGTGCATGGGTGACAGCAAATGCTG ATCCTTGTTATGCTGCCTTTCATGATGAAGAATGGGGAGTCCCAGTACATGATGATAA GAAACTGTTTGAGCTGCTTGTACTATCAGGTGCATTGGCCGAACTTTCATGGCCTGCAATTCTCAGCAAGAGACACATATTTAG GGAGGTTTTCATGGATTTTGACCCAGAATTGGTTTCTAAATTAAATGAGAAGAAACTTATAGCACCAGGAAGCACTGCCAGCTCGCTTTTATCAGAGCCAAAGCTGCGTGCCATCATTGAAAATGCACGCCAAATACTCAAG ATCATAGCAGAGTTTGGATCATTCAATCGGTACTGCTGGAGCTTTGTGAACCAGAAGCCCATCATGAGCAGATTTCGCTACCCACATCAAGTCCCAGTAAAGACTCCGAAGGCAGATGTTATAAGCAAAGACTTGGTGCGAAGGGGTTTTCGGAGTGTTGGACCAACAGTCATCTACTCCTTCATGCAGGCCTCAGGGATAACCAATGACCACATCATTAGTTGTTACAGATTCGAGGAATGTATATCAGCTGCCGCATCGGTAGATGAGGATGAAGGGAATGCTATCATGGCTAAGCATAAGGTGGAGGAGAATACGAAGGCAGGCGAGAAGGCGGGGAACCTGGACTTGGACTTGTCTGGAGCTGTGGATGGACTGAGCATCTCATAG